The following coding sequences are from one Octopus bimaculoides isolate UCB-OBI-ISO-001 chromosome 3, ASM119413v2, whole genome shotgun sequence window:
- the LOC106872925 gene encoding uncharacterized protein K02A2.6-like → MVRELPVTLEDIKRNAKKDKFVTEMKRMLWTGKVNKNRIGAKRNQDMNLYSIYDGVLRYAQRVVIPETLQKKMLREFHDGYSSSSRVKALMRSYVYWPKMDREIKNLVKGCRGRALATKLSTIRSEPWPKVDVPWSRLHTDFAAPLNGSYYIEIVDNFFKWPENCKCKKPTSSTTTNFLHELFARFSVPDTIVSDNGTQFVSFEFKQFHKMFAVEHVTMAPYHPRSKNALSIRSREL, encoded by the coding sequence ATGGTACGCGAATTGCCGGTGACCCTGGAAGACATAAAACGAAATGCGAAAAAGGACAAATTcgtaacagaaatgaaaagaatgctGTGGACAGGAAAAGTAAATAAGAACAGGATTGGTGCAAAACGAAACCAAGACATGAACCTATATTCAATTTATGATGGCGTACTGAGATATGCACAGAGAGTAGTAATACCTGAAACactgcaaaagaaaatgttgagggaATTCCATGATGGATATTCTAGTAGTTCGAGGGTGAAAGCTTTAATGCGTAGCTACGTGTACTGGccaaaaatggatagagaaataaaaaatttagtGAAAGGCTGCAGAGGAAGAGCTCTAGCGACAAAACTATCGACGATAAGAAGTGAACCTTggccaaaagtagatgttccgTGGTCGAGATTACACACCGATTTCGCTGCTCCCTTAAACGGTTCATATTACATAGAGATAGTAGATAATTTCTTTAAATGGCCAGAAAATTGTAAGTGTAAAAAGCCAACCTCCTCTACTACGACAAACTTTCTACATGAGCTGTTTGCAAGATTTAGCGTCCCAGACACGATAGTATCTGACAATGGAACGCAGTTTGTGAGTTTTGAGTTTAAACAGTTTCATAAAATGTTCGCTGTTGAACATGTAACTATGGcgccataccatcccagatctaagAACGCTTTGTCAATACGTTCAAGAGAGCTCTAA